From Halotia branconii CENA392, the proteins below share one genomic window:
- a CDS encoding phytochelatin synthase family protein, whose amino-acid sequence MPSTDLVKIKLAEFQQPLRCCNVTAVAYGFTALGYPTSVDDVFYVTRLPIATVLDDGMTLAETYDTCVKYIETAGLPLFAKVEHFDKSAMTFDAFVKEIESAVMNENDIHILNFNTKIAHGNQHLEGGHFSLLADYDSTTKELTVADTNPKRYTRFWKCDAKLMYDACVDKDSSSDRSRGMIIIKKLEI is encoded by the coding sequence ATGCCTAGTACAGATTTAGTAAAAATAAAACTGGCTGAGTTTCAACAGCCTCTTAGATGTTGTAATGTTACTGCCGTTGCCTATGGTTTCACAGCTTTAGGATACCCAACATCAGTTGATGATGTTTTTTATGTAACTAGATTACCAATTGCTACTGTTCTAGATGATGGTATGACCTTGGCAGAAACCTATGATACCTGTGTTAAATACATTGAAACAGCAGGTTTACCACTATTTGCTAAAGTTGAACACTTTGATAAATCAGCAATGACTTTTGATGCATTTGTCAAAGAAATTGAAAGTGCTGTTATGAATGAAAATGACATTCACATTCTCAATTTTAATACTAAAATTGCTCACGGTAATCAGCATTTAGAAGGTGGACATTTTTCCTTATTAGCTGATTATGATTCTACAACTAAGGAATTGACCGTAGCTGATACTAATCCAAAACGATATACACGATTTTGGAAATGTGATGCAAAATTGATGTATGACGCATGTGTAGATAAAGATTCGTCATCAGACCGTTCGCGGGGAATGATTATTATTAAAAAGTTGGAAATATAA
- a CDS encoding glycoside hydrolase family 13 protein, with protein MQIQTPDWVKHAVFYQIFPDRFARSKQPHRRLLHEARWEDWEAMPTLQGYKGGDLWGIIEQLDYIQDLGINAVYFTPIFQSASNHRYHTHDYYQVDPLLGGNEAFKELLDAAHQRNIKVVLDGVFNHSSRGFFFFHDVLENGTLSPWVKWFKIHDWPLAPYTGELPANYEGWADNRALPVFNHDNPEVREYIMEIAEYWIKLGIDGWRLDVPFEVKTPGFWQEFRDRVKAINPEAYIVGEVWVDSREWLDGTQFDGVMNYLFTGPTIAFTAGDRVVLEQVQSRDYQPYPPLFAAEYAAKIQELLQLYPWEIQLTQLNLLASHDTARLVTITGGDRPSIELATLLLLTFPGAPSIYYGDEVGLPGAIDPDSRRGFPLEANWDQEILKVHRQLITLRHAHPALRTGDYQVLFAQGELYIFARTLEKEELIIGVNAGTAAITANLDMTSLHTQPNKLLYGNAEVKWNSENKQLSLNIPARTGCILGVRG; from the coding sequence ATGCAGATTCAAACACCAGACTGGGTTAAGCACGCCGTTTTCTACCAAATTTTTCCAGATCGCTTTGCTAGAAGCAAACAGCCACACAGACGGTTGTTGCACGAAGCCCGTTGGGAAGATTGGGAAGCTATGCCAACACTCCAAGGTTATAAAGGCGGAGATTTGTGGGGCATTATCGAGCAATTAGACTACATCCAAGATTTAGGCATTAACGCCGTTTACTTCACACCCATCTTTCAGTCGGCTAGCAATCACCGCTATCACACCCACGATTATTATCAGGTTGATCCATTACTAGGAGGTAATGAAGCATTTAAAGAATTACTAGACGCAGCTCATCAAAGAAATATCAAAGTTGTTTTGGATGGAGTGTTTAACCATTCCAGTCGGGGATTTTTCTTTTTTCACGACGTTTTAGAAAATGGCACTCTTTCGCCTTGGGTGAAATGGTTCAAAATCCATGATTGGCCTCTTGCACCCTACACTGGTGAATTACCTGCAAACTACGAAGGTTGGGCTGATAATCGCGCCTTACCAGTATTTAACCACGATAATCCAGAAGTACGAGAATACATCATGGAAATTGCCGAATATTGGATTAAACTCGGCATCGACGGTTGGCGGTTGGATGTGCCATTTGAAGTTAAAACTCCTGGTTTTTGGCAAGAATTTCGCGATCGCGTCAAAGCCATCAATCCCGAAGCTTATATTGTGGGCGAAGTTTGGGTAGATTCCCGTGAGTGGTTAGATGGGACTCAATTTGATGGGGTGATGAATTATTTATTTACTGGGCCGACAATTGCTTTTACTGCGGGCGATCGCGTCGTCCTAGAACAAGTGCAAAGCCGCGATTATCAACCCTATCCGCCTTTATTTGCTGCCGAATATGCTGCCAAAATCCAAGAACTACTGCAACTATATCCTTGGGAAATTCAACTAACACAACTGAATTTACTTGCAAGTCACGACACAGCGCGGTTAGTTACCATTACTGGCGGTGATCGGCCTAGTATAGAATTGGCAACTTTACTATTGCTGACATTTCCTGGTGCGCCCAGTATTTACTACGGTGATGAAGTGGGTTTACCTGGGGCTATAGATCCCGATTCACGTCGCGGCTTTCCTCTAGAAGCAAACTGGGATCAAGAAATTCTCAAAGTTCACCGCCAATTAATCACCCTGCGTCATGCTCACCCAGCTTTGCGTACAGGAGATTACCAAGTTCTGTTTGCTCAAGGAGAACTCTATATTTTTGCACGAACTTTAGAAAAAGAAGAATTGATCATTGGTGTTAACGCTGGTACAGCAGCCATAACAGCAAATCTAGATATGACAAGTTTGCATACTCAACCCAACAAGCTTTTATATGGCAATGCTGAAGTTAAGTGGAATAGTGAAAATAAACAACTTTCTTTAAATATTCCCGCACGTACAGGCTGCATACTAGGGGTTAGGGGCTAG
- the glgP gene encoding alpha-glucan family phosphorylase: MQPIRTFNVSPSLPPRLEPLRRLAYNLHWDWNVESKDLFRRLDPDLWESSHHNPVLMLGTISQGRLLEVVEDEGFLAQMDRANRQLEDYLQERTWYQKQRSQQPKECYAYFSAEFGLVDCLPIYSGGLGVLAGDHLKSASDLGLPLVGVGLLYQQGYFAQYLNADGWQQERYLSNDFYNMPLHLERNSDGSELRIAVEYPGRKVYARVWRVQVGMVPLYMLDTNIEPNNPYDHDITDQLYGGDIDMRIHQEMMLGIGGVQMLKALGYNVTAYHMNEGHAGFSALERIRILMQEEKLNYAQARQIVASSNIFTTHTPVPAGIDLFAPDKMLYYLGHYAEIFGLPKEQFLGLGRENTGDLSGPFSMAVLALKMATFSNGVAQLHGVVSRQMFQGLWKKVPVEEVPIAAITNGVHARSCVAKSTQELYDRYLGPNWSSLPPDNQLWERMDAIPDEELWRNHERCRLDMILYVRDHLVKHLRDRGASASEIDQAQEVLDPNVLTIGFARRFATYKRATLWMRDLERIKRILLGNKNRKVQFVIAGKAHPKDIPGKELIRDINHFIHEQHLEKQVVFVPNYDIHIARLMVAGCDIWLNTPRRPREASGTSGMKAAMNGLPNLSVLDGWWDEADYVRTGWAIGHGENYDDPNYQDEIEANALYELLEKEVVPLFYDHRDVDGLPRWWVAKMKDAIRLNCPFFNTARMVREYAQRAYFPASDRYHTLTADNYAPVKELAAWKAKLSEDWFNIKIKDIDVSAAADIEVNQTVTVKAKIDLSTLTNDDVQVELYQGAINPNGDIVNATPVVMHHQGQDGQKLSTYTADITYTTSGLQGLSLRVLPRNQYLSSPYEPRLIAWAE, from the coding sequence ATGCAGCCAATTCGTACATTTAACGTTTCTCCTTCACTACCGCCGCGACTTGAACCGCTGCGGCGGCTGGCATATAACTTGCACTGGGATTGGAACGTTGAGTCTAAAGATTTATTTCGGCGTTTAGACCCCGACCTATGGGAGTCTAGTCATCATAATCCAGTGCTAATGCTGGGTACTATCAGTCAAGGACGGCTTTTAGAAGTTGTCGAAGATGAAGGCTTTCTAGCGCAAATGGATCGAGCTAACCGTCAGTTAGAAGATTATTTGCAAGAACGAACTTGGTATCAAAAACAACGCAGCCAACAGCCAAAAGAATGCTATGCCTATTTTTCGGCTGAATTTGGACTTGTAGATTGTTTACCTATTTATTCTGGAGGCTTAGGTGTTCTCGCCGGGGATCACCTCAAATCTGCCAGTGATTTGGGGCTACCTCTTGTTGGTGTTGGCTTGTTATACCAACAAGGGTATTTTGCTCAGTACCTCAATGCCGATGGCTGGCAACAGGAACGTTACCTGAGCAATGATTTTTACAATATGCCCCTACACCTGGAGCGCAATTCTGATGGTTCAGAACTGCGGATTGCAGTCGAGTATCCAGGACGCAAGGTGTACGCCAGAGTTTGGCGTGTCCAGGTGGGAATGGTTCCACTGTACATGCTAGACACTAATATCGAACCCAACAATCCCTACGACCACGACATCACAGATCAGCTATACGGTGGCGACATCGATATGCGTATCCACCAGGAAATGATGTTGGGAATTGGTGGTGTCCAAATGCTGAAGGCGCTGGGATACAATGTCACTGCCTACCACATGAATGAAGGTCATGCGGGATTTTCGGCATTAGAACGCATTCGTATTCTCATGCAAGAAGAGAAGCTAAATTATGCTCAAGCTAGACAGATAGTAGCTTCTAGCAATATCTTTACTACCCATACACCAGTACCAGCAGGAATTGACTTGTTTGCTCCCGACAAAATGTTGTATTACCTGGGGCATTACGCAGAAATTTTTGGCTTGCCCAAAGAGCAATTTTTAGGACTGGGGCGTGAAAACACTGGTGATTTATCCGGGCCTTTTAGTATGGCGGTACTAGCCTTGAAAATGGCGACATTTTCTAACGGTGTCGCCCAACTGCATGGTGTGGTGTCACGACAGATGTTTCAAGGTTTATGGAAGAAAGTTCCAGTCGAAGAAGTGCCAATTGCAGCTATTACCAACGGTGTCCATGCTCGTAGCTGTGTCGCTAAATCGACTCAAGAACTATACGATCGCTACCTAGGGCCAAACTGGTCTTCCCTACCACCAGATAACCAGTTGTGGGAGCGAATGGACGCGATTCCCGATGAGGAGTTGTGGCGCAATCACGAACGCTGCCGCTTAGATATGATTTTGTATGTGCGAGATCATTTAGTCAAGCATTTACGCGATCGCGGCGCTTCCGCCTCAGAAATTGACCAAGCCCAAGAAGTTCTTGATCCTAATGTCTTAACCATTGGTTTTGCCCGTCGCTTTGCCACCTACAAACGTGCTACTCTCTGGATGCGTGATTTAGAACGCATTAAGCGGATTTTGTTGGGGAACAAAAACCGAAAAGTGCAGTTTGTAATTGCTGGTAAAGCCCATCCCAAAGATATCCCTGGGAAAGAACTGATCCGCGACATCAATCACTTTATCCACGAACAACATTTAGAAAAACAAGTGGTGTTCGTTCCTAACTACGACATTCACATCGCCCGATTGATGGTGGCGGGTTGTGATATCTGGTTGAATACGCCGCGTCGTCCCAGAGAAGCCTCTGGGACTAGTGGCATGAAAGCCGCAATGAATGGATTGCCTAATTTAAGCGTCCTAGATGGCTGGTGGGATGAAGCTGATTATGTCCGCACAGGTTGGGCAATTGGACACGGTGAAAATTACGACGATCCTAATTATCAGGACGAAATAGAAGCTAACGCCCTCTATGAGTTACTAGAAAAGGAAGTCGTACCGCTGTTTTATGATCACCGGGATGTCGATGGCTTACCCCGCTGGTGGGTTGCCAAAATGAAAGATGCCATCCGGTTAAATTGTCCGTTCTTTAACACAGCGCGGATGGTGCGAGAATATGCTCAAAGAGCTTATTTCCCAGCCAGCGATCGCTATCATACTCTGACAGCCGATAACTATGCCCCAGTCAAAGAATTAGCTGCTTGGAAAGCAAAATTAAGCGAAGATTGGTTCAATATCAAAATTAAAGATATTGATGTATCGGCAGCTGCGGATATTGAAGTTAACCAAACCGTTACCGTCAAAGCCAAAATTGACTTGTCAACTTTGACAAATGATGATGTGCAAGTGGAATTATATCAAGGTGCGATCAATCCTAATGGCGATATCGTCAACGCTACACCAGTAGTAATGCATCACCAAGGACAAGATGGACAAAAATTGAGTACTTACACAGCCGACATCACTTACACCACCTCTGGTTTGCAAGGCTTGTCTTTGCGTGTGTTGCCAAGAAACCAATATTTGTCTAGTCCTTATGAACCAAGATTGATTGCTTGGGCAGAATGA
- a CDS encoding helix-turn-helix domain-containing protein, translating into MVKLRIRELAQEKVYRLLSLSSGVSEEAIRTYAMQTTEDIQKIATALNCSVNKSGTAKAFQMLKPDKAKETALNLLSKSSKISEVEIEKYANENEDFNITEKIEDLKKIAEVLDVNILELIKPKEKREAVKLKILNLAREKGLSLKDLANQSKIEFPIICFYSSQPLEKVKLQHEPFHTNLEKISKVLDCSIEDLQDTLKVDLPPTVLRVQEFLDATDLTINNLSMLTDTTPEFIDLIANNPIDMRNIPDWGEEKVVCEAICIFLHCNC; encoded by the coding sequence ATGGTTAAACTTCGTATTCGAGAACTAGCCCAAGAAAAGGTTTATCGTCTACTTAGTCTAAGTTCAGGAGTTTCTGAAGAAGCTATTCGGACTTATGCAATGCAAACGACTGAGGATATTCAAAAAATTGCCACAGCCTTAAATTGTTCTGTGAATAAATCTGGTACTGCCAAAGCATTTCAAATGTTAAAGCCTGACAAAGCTAAAGAGACGGCTCTTAATCTACTGAGTAAATCATCTAAGATTTCTGAAGTTGAAATTGAAAAGTATGCAAATGAAAATGAAGATTTTAACATTACAGAAAAAATAGAGGACTTGAAAAAAATTGCTGAAGTATTAGACGTAAATATACTAGAGCTAATAAAACCTAAAGAAAAAAGAGAAGCAGTTAAACTCAAAATTCTTAACCTAGCTAGAGAAAAAGGATTATCATTAAAAGATTTAGCTAATCAGTCTAAAATAGAATTTCCTATTATTTGTTTTTATAGTTCACAGCCCCTTGAAAAAGTCAAGTTACAACACGAGCCATTTCACACAAATCTAGAGAAAATTAGCAAAGTTTTAGATTGTAGTATAGAAGACTTGCAGGATACTCTAAAAGTAGATTTACCTCCGACTGTACTGCGAGTACAAGAATTTCTGGATGCGACTGATTTAACTATTAACAATTTGAGTATGCTTACTGATACAACGCCTGAATTTATTGATTTAATTGCTAATAATCCTATTGATATGAGAAATATTCCTGATTGGGGAGAAGAAAAAGTAGTATGTGAAGCTATTTGTATCTTTTTACATTGTAATTGTTAG
- a CDS encoding glucose-1-phosphate adenylyltransferase produces MKKVLSIILGGGAGTRLYPLTKLRAKPAVPVAGKYRLIDIPVSNCINSEIFKIYVLTQFNSASLNRHIARTYNFTGFNEGFVEVLAAQQTPENPNWFQGTADAVRQYLWLFDEWDADEYLILSGDHLYRMDYRQFIQRHRETDADITLSVIPIDERRASDFGLMKIDDSGRIIDFSEKPKGDALTQMRVDTSVLGLTKEQAELQPYIASMGIYVFKKEVLFKLLRESLESTDFGKEIIPDSAKDYNVQAYLFDDYWEDIGTIEAFYHANLTLTRQPQPPFSFYDEHAPIYTRARYLPPTKLLECQITESIVGEGCILKNCRIQHSVLGVRSRIESGCVIEESLLMGADFYQASVERQGNIEKGDIPVGIGTDTLIRGAIIDKNACIGHDVKIINKDNVQEAERESQGFYIRSGIVVVLKNAVIPDGTII; encoded by the coding sequence GTGAAAAAAGTATTATCAATCATTCTTGGTGGTGGTGCGGGTACTCGGCTTTATCCGTTAACCAAACTCCGCGCCAAACCAGCAGTACCAGTTGCAGGTAAGTACCGTTTAATAGATATCCCTGTCAGTAATTGCATCAATTCCGAAATATTCAAAATTTATGTGCTGACACAGTTCAACTCAGCATCTTTAAATCGTCATATCGCCCGTACATACAACTTTACTGGCTTTAATGAAGGATTTGTGGAAGTGCTAGCTGCACAGCAAACCCCAGAGAACCCCAACTGGTTCCAAGGAACAGCTGATGCTGTACGTCAGTATTTGTGGCTATTTGACGAATGGGATGCAGATGAGTATTTAATTCTCTCAGGGGATCACCTCTACCGCATGGATTACCGCCAATTTATCCAGCGCCATAGAGAAACTGATGCTGATATTACTCTTTCGGTCATCCCGATTGATGAGCGCCGGGCTTCGGACTTTGGTTTAATGAAAATCGATGATTCCGGTAGGATAATTGACTTTAGCGAAAAACCCAAAGGCGATGCTTTAACCCAAATGCGCGTCGATACAAGCGTATTAGGATTAACAAAAGAGCAAGCTGAACTACAACCTTATATCGCTTCGATGGGGATTTACGTCTTTAAAAAAGAGGTGTTGTTCAAGTTACTAAGGGAATCTCTAGAAAGTACCGATTTTGGCAAAGAGATTATTCCTGATTCGGCAAAAGATTACAACGTTCAAGCTTACTTATTTGATGACTACTGGGAAGATATCGGTACAATTGAGGCATTTTATCATGCAAATTTAACATTAACTCGGCAACCTCAGCCGCCTTTTAGTTTCTACGATGAACACGCTCCAATTTATACCCGCGCTCGATACTTACCTCCTACTAAGCTTTTAGAGTGCCAAATTACAGAGTCTATTGTTGGCGAAGGTTGTATTTTGAAAAACTGCCGCATTCAACATTCTGTATTAGGAGTGCGATCGCGGATTGAATCTGGCTGTGTCATTGAAGAATCTTTACTCATGGGTGCAGATTTTTATCAAGCATCTGTAGAGCGTCAAGGTAACATCGAGAAAGGTGACATACCCGTAGGTATTGGCACAGATACACTAATTCGTGGCGCGATTATTGATAAAAATGCCTGCATCGGTCATGATGTCAAAATTATCAATAAAGATAATGTGCAAGAAGCAGAACGCGAAAGTCAAGGTTTCTACATTCGCAGTGGTATTGTCGTTGTGCTAAAAAATGCCGTAATTCCTGATGGTACGATAATTTAA
- a CDS encoding S8 family peptidase — protein MRHEKLSPGLLLAYEDFQSAGVPALITHKRSLGIIAPKSTIKPTKSIVFIYCDSDADLSQMSQYGIEVNQNSGSVRTAFLPINSLDALSEDPAIQRIKPSRKLKQRMDIAPAAVKVPDFKHKTGLTGKGVIIGIVDSGIDAQHPAFAERILRVWDQTLPGPGVTEGGYGAEFTEAQMTISQDTDGHGTHVAGIASGADTTYCGVAPEAEMVVVKSDLQDAHIADAVRYIFRIAGELGRPAVVNLSLGGHADAHDGSDSLSKIIDSESGSGRIVCCAAGNEGNDNIHGQAKIPTKKMRGMRFNVPLNQVGIVWLNGWYCHNSELEVSLRSPNGFVTPFQKIITNGNPTQNYDLPDAQVEIVTPGPDQANGDHNFFVQIRGKGNSTVQGGIWQLRVRNTSSLETRLDVWTLDDASAVFFTGKSVKDSVKIGSPGAAASAVTVAAYTTKIKYTDIDAQEREMGLELNTISEFSSEGPLRNDAQKPDVAAPGAMIISTLSANANFDRSMTCNSKFVAMAGTSMATPFVTGLVALLLQRDPQLDPEAVKDLLRKNSAIPGKKAGTFDDKWGFGLINAANL, from the coding sequence ATGAGACACGAAAAACTCTCCCCTGGGCTGCTATTGGCTTATGAAGACTTTCAAAGTGCAGGAGTACCAGCTTTAATAACACACAAGCGATCGCTTGGTATAATAGCCCCTAAAAGTACTATCAAACCAACTAAGAGCATCGTTTTTATCTACTGTGATTCTGATGCAGACTTGAGTCAAATGTCGCAATACGGCATTGAAGTCAATCAAAATTCTGGGAGTGTACGCACAGCTTTTTTACCCATAAATAGTTTAGATGCTTTATCTGAAGATCCTGCCATTCAGCGTATCAAACCATCGCGTAAATTAAAACAGCGAATGGACATTGCACCCGCAGCCGTGAAAGTGCCAGATTTTAAACATAAAACTGGACTGACTGGTAAAGGAGTAATCATCGGTATTGTAGACAGTGGCATTGATGCACAACACCCCGCCTTTGCAGAACGGATTTTACGGGTTTGGGATCAAACACTACCTGGGCCAGGAGTCACAGAAGGCGGTTACGGGGCTGAATTTACAGAAGCGCAAATGACCATTTCTCAAGATACCGATGGTCATGGTACTCACGTTGCTGGAATTGCCTCTGGTGCTGATACTACATATTGTGGTGTTGCACCAGAAGCTGAAATGGTAGTTGTCAAATCAGATTTACAAGATGCTCATATTGCCGATGCTGTCCGTTATATTTTCCGTATAGCTGGCGAATTGGGAAGACCCGCAGTTGTAAATCTCAGCTTGGGTGGACATGCCGATGCTCATGATGGTAGCGACTCCCTATCAAAAATCATTGACAGCGAATCTGGGTCTGGACGAATTGTTTGCTGTGCTGCGGGTAACGAAGGAAACGACAATATTCACGGTCAAGCAAAAATACCTACTAAAAAAATGCGTGGTATGCGTTTTAATGTTCCTTTGAATCAAGTAGGCATCGTTTGGTTAAACGGTTGGTATTGTCATAACAGTGAATTGGAAGTTTCCCTGCGGAGTCCTAATGGTTTTGTCACTCCTTTCCAAAAAATTATTACCAACGGCAATCCTACTCAAAATTACGATTTGCCAGATGCACAAGTCGAAATTGTTACACCAGGGCCAGACCAAGCCAACGGCGACCATAATTTCTTCGTGCAAATTCGTGGCAAAGGTAATTCAACAGTACAAGGCGGTATCTGGCAGTTACGAGTACGCAATACTTCTTCATTAGAAACCAGACTTGATGTATGGACACTAGATGATGCATCGGCAGTATTTTTCACAGGTAAAAGTGTCAAAGATTCTGTAAAAATAGGTTCCCCAGGAGCCGCAGCTAGTGCAGTTACAGTTGCTGCTTACACTACTAAAATTAAGTACACAGATATCGATGCCCAAGAGCGAGAAATGGGTTTGGAATTAAATACTATTTCTGAGTTCAGCAGTGAAGGGCCGTTACGGAATGATGCTCAAAAACCTGATGTGGCAGCACCGGGGGCAATGATTATCTCTACGCTTTCTGCTAATGCCAATTTTGATCGTTCAATGACGTGTAACTCTAAGTTTGTAGCTATGGCTGGTACGAGTATGGCAACACCGTTCGTTACCGGATTAGTAGCATTGTTGTTACAGCGTGACCCTCAACTTGATCCAGAGGCGGTGAAAGATTTGCTACGCAAAAATAGCGCTATTCCCGGCAAAAAAGCCGGAACGTTTGATGATAAATGGGGTTTTGGTCTAATTAATGCAGCTAATTTGTAA
- a CDS encoding pentapeptide repeat-containing protein has product MKIYQQDIRGQTYLSHILIKQNLQNTLGGQKFIPKTYISIISIVFAVCLSIVNLLASGVLAAIHDAFDVNYFYLLEINTILLYTIALIILGVRGFQVADTICVMALIVTGFVIYVCFEANSKIFGIGFWLFCLGLSIALGWLGAIITAFFIAVSSIFNGVVGEFLAIVAYGITTEALITGGLSVLSRKNPGDGIIFLIGAIIIIFSSAIIARKAIRGSPKFSWLKETSVFWTATGGTSFYKADLTDTCFDNAHLPQTDFREANLTRTSFKNVTGLEFSRLQGTILENPRVRKLLVTKVGEKEDYTDADLKGANLTKAKLKDAILSGINALDADFSGADLSGVCIQEWNINKDTRFTNVKCSHVYLKCTKQGDRIILTERKPDSGEFKDGDFEKWITKLQDTVDVILKGSFNSRALGISLNKAAIEHKELDQSRYSVESKGDEVYVVKVGVSPEADKPAIHQTITNYYYNELSIQGERANILLNPSKEVEIMKNKNQISAGGNLDMSSGNKITVGGDVTNSNLTLADANSQVSNSIQQLRDISTDASDELANILTTLQKSIVDDSVLSESQKKEALEAVETIAEEGKKPPGERVNKLCSLALNALKGITTAVTDASKLAEVLKNCLPTLTKILGI; this is encoded by the coding sequence ATGAAAATTTATCAACAAGATATCCGTGGTCAGACTTATCTCAGTCATATTTTAATTAAACAAAATTTACAAAATACCTTAGGAGGGCAAAAGTTCATTCCAAAGACATATATCAGTATTATTAGTATTGTTTTTGCTGTTTGTTTAAGTATAGTAAATCTCCTAGCTAGTGGTGTATTAGCAGCTATTCACGATGCTTTTGATGTTAATTATTTTTATTTATTAGAAATTAATACAATTCTTTTATACACTATAGCATTAATCATACTGGGAGTTCGCGGTTTTCAAGTAGCGGATACTATTTGTGTGATGGCACTAATAGTTACTGGCTTTGTTATTTATGTTTGTTTTGAGGCAAATTCCAAAATTTTTGGAATAGGATTTTGGCTTTTCTGTCTAGGATTGAGCATAGCTTTAGGATGGTTAGGAGCAATCATTACAGCTTTTTTTATTGCCGTTAGTTCTATATTCAATGGAGTTGTAGGTGAATTTCTAGCTATTGTGGCTTATGGGATAACAACTGAAGCTTTGATTACAGGTGGATTAAGTGTTTTATCAAGAAAAAATCCAGGCGATGGTATTATATTTTTGATTGGCGCAATAATAATTATTTTTTCAAGTGCAATTATTGCCCGAAAAGCAATCAGAGGTTCGCCTAAATTTTCTTGGCTTAAGGAAACAAGTGTGTTTTGGACTGCAACAGGTGGAACATCCTTTTATAAAGCAGATTTAACAGATACTTGTTTTGATAATGCACATTTACCTCAAACAGATTTTAGAGAAGCTAATTTAACTCGTACTAGCTTCAAAAATGTAACTGGATTAGAATTTTCCCGACTCCAAGGAACGATTTTAGAAAATCCCAGAGTGCGGAAATTGTTAGTAACTAAAGTAGGCGAAAAAGAGGATTATACAGATGCTGACCTCAAGGGCGCTAATTTAACAAAGGCCAAATTAAAAGATGCAATACTCAGCGGCATAAATGCCTTAGATGCAGATTTTTCAGGAGCAGATTTGAGTGGAGTTTGCATCCAGGAATGGAATATCAACAAAGATACGCGCTTTACAAATGTGAAGTGTTCGCATGTTTATTTAAAGTGTACCAAACAAGGCGATCGCATTATTCTTACAGAACGTAAACCAGATAGTGGCGAGTTTAAAGATGGTGACTTTGAAAAATGGATTACAAAATTACAAGATACAGTCGATGTCATTTTGAAGGGAAGTTTTAATTCCAGGGCTTTAGGTATTTCGCTGAATAAAGCTGCTATTGAACATAAAGAATTAGACCAGTCTCGTTATAGTGTTGAAAGTAAAGGTGATGAAGTATATGTTGTTAAGGTGGGTGTGTCACCAGAGGCTGATAAACCTGCTATTCATCAAACAATTACAAATTACTATTACAATGAATTATCTATTCAAGGTGAAAGAGCAAATATATTACTCAATCCATCCAAAGAAGTTGAAATCATGAAAAATAAAAATCAAATCAGTGCTGGTGGAAATTTAGATATGTCTAGTGGTAATAAGATTACCGTAGGTGGAGATGTCACCAACTCTAATTTGACGTTAGCAGATGCGAATAGCCAAGTTAGTAATTCGATTCAGCAGTTGAGAGATATTAGTACTGATGCAAGTGATGAGTTAGCAAATATTTTAACAACTCTGCAAAAATCTATTGTTGATGATTCTGTTCTTTCTGAAAGTCAAAAGAAAGAAGCGTTAGAAGCGGTGGAAACCATAGCAGAGGAAGGCAAAAAGCCACCAGGAGAACGAGTAAATAAACTTTGTTCCTTAGCTTTAAATGCTCTTAAAGGTATAACAACTGCTGTTACAGATGCTAGTAAGCTAGCTGAAGTCTTAAAAAACTGTTTACCTACCCTCACTAAAATATTGGGCATTTAG